Proteins co-encoded in one Brassica rapa cultivar Chiifu-401-42 chromosome A02, CAAS_Brap_v3.01, whole genome shotgun sequence genomic window:
- the LOC103852133 gene encoding cleavage and polyadenylation specificity factor subunit 1: protein MSFAAFKMMHWPTGVENCASGYITHSISDTTPMQIPITSGDDLDPDWPAPPKRGICAVPNVVVTAANVLEVYVVRVQEEGNGASSLEPRGQRLAKRGGVLDGVSGVSLELVCHYRLHGNVESLAVLPMGGGNSTRGRDSIVVTFRDAKISVLEFDDSIHSLRLNSMHCFEGPDWLHLKRGRESFPRGPLVKVDPQGRCGGVLVYGLQLIILKASQVGSGLVGDDDAFTSGGTISARVESSYIINLRDLGMKHVKDFVFLHGYIEPVIVILQEEEHTWAGRVSWKHHTCMLSALSINTTLKQHPVIWSAINLPHDAYKLLAVPSPIGGVLVLCANTIHYHSQSASCALALNNYASSADSSQELPASSFSVELDAAHGTWISNDVALLSTKSGELLLLTLIYDGRAVQRLDLSKSKASVLASDITSVGNSLFFLGSRLGDSLLVQYSCRSGPAASLPGLRDEDEDIEGESHQAKRLRMSSDAFQDTVGNEELSLFGSAPNNSDSSQKSFSFAVRDSLVNVGPVKDFAYGLRINADANATGISKQSNYELVCCSGHGKNGALSVLRQSIRPEMITEVELGSCKGIWTVYHKSSRGHNVDSSKMAADEDEYHAYLIISLEARTMVLETADLLTEVTESVDYYVQGRTIAAGNLFGRRRVIQVFEHGARILDGSFMNHELNFGASNTESNSGSESSTVASVSIADPYVLLRMTDGSIRLLVGDPSTCTVSISTPSVLEGSKRKVSACTLYHDKGPEPWLRKASTDAWLLSGVGEAVDSADGGPHDQGDIYCVLCYESGALEIFDVPSFNCVFSVDKFASGRSHLSDMPIHELEYELNKKSQDNVSARNEDIVKTKVVELAMQRWSGHHTRPFLFAVLADGTILCYHAYLFEGVDGTNAENSVSSENPAALNSSSSSKLRNLRFLRIPLDTSTREETSDGVAAQRITMFKNISGHQGFFLSGSRPGWCMLFRERLRFHSQLCDGSIVAFTVLHNVNCNHGFIYVTSQGVLKICQLPSAPVYDNYWPVQKIPLKATPHQVTYYAEKNLYPLIVSYPVSKPLHQVLSSLVDQEAGQQIDNHNLSSDDLQRPYTVEEFEIRILEPERSGGPWETKTTIPMQSSEHALTVRVVTLLNASTAENETLLAVGTAYVQGEDVAARGRVLLFSFGRNGDNSQSLVTEVYSKELKGVVSAVASIQGHLLISSGPKVTLHKWNGTELTGVAFFDPPLYVVSMNVVKNFILLGDVHKSVYFLSWKEQGSQLSLLAKDFGSLDCMASEFLIDGSTLSLAVSDQQKNLQIFYFAPKMSESWKGQKLLSRAEFHVGAHVTKFLRLQMVESLSADKKSRYASLFGTLDGSFGCIAPLDEVTFRRLQSLQKKLVDAVPHVAGLNPRSFRQFRSSGKARKPGPDSIIDCELLCHYEMLPLEEQHALAQQIGTTRAQIFANLVELSVGTSFL from the exons GCGGCCTTCAAGATGATGCATTGGCCCACCGGCGTCGAGAACTGCGCCTCCGGCTACATTACCCACTCCATCTCCGACACAACTCCGATGCAGATTCCCATCACCTCCGGCGACGACCTCGACCCCGATTGGCCCGCTCCCCCCAAGCGCGGGATCTGCGCCGTGCCTAACGTCGTCGTAACCGCCGCCAACGTCCTCGAGGTGTACGTGGTTAGGGTTCAGGAGGAAGGGAACGGTGCTAGCAGCCTGGAGCCGAGGGGGCAGAGGCTCGCTAAGCGCGGCGGAGTATTGGACGGCGTCTCCGGCGTTTCCCTCGAGCTCGTGTGCCATTACAGGCTCCACGGCAACGTTGAGTCGCTCGCGGTGCTTCCTATGGGAGGAGGGAACTCCACCAGGGGGAGGGATTCCATCGTGGTGACGTTCCGCGACGCGAAGATCTCGGTTCTTGAGTTTGATGATTCGATTCATAGTCTTCGATTGAA CTCGATGCACTGTTTCGAGGGTCCGGATTGGCTTCATCTGAAAAGAGGAAGAGAGTCGTTTCCAAGAGGGCCTTTGGTGAAAGTGGATCCTCAAGGGAGGTGTGGAGGTGTTCTTGTTTACGGTTTGCAGCTGATCATACTCAAGGCTTCtcag GTTGGTTCTGGACTAGTTGGGGACGATGATGCGTTCACTTCTGGTGGGACAATTTCTGCTCGAGTTGAATCATCTTACATAATCAACTTGCGTGATCTCGGAATGAAACACGtcaaagattttgtttttctacATG GTTATATTGAGCCTGTAATTGTAATCCTTCAGGAAGAAGAGCATACATGGGCTGGGAGAGTTTCATGGAAGCACCATACTTGCATGCTTTCTGCTCTTAGTATCAATACGACATTAAAACAACACCCAGTCATCTGGTCAGCTATT AATCTGCCCCATGATGCCTACAAACTACTTGCAGTACCATCTCCGATCGGTGGTGTTCTTGTGTTGTGTGCAAATACAATCCATTATCATAGTCAG TCAGCCTCCTGTGCTCTGGCACTGAACAATTATGCCTCCTCAGCTGATAGCAG TCAAGAACTGCCTGCATCAAGTTTCAGTGTGGAACTCGATGCTGCCCATGGAACCTGGATATCGAACGATGTGGCTCTTTTGTCAACGAAGTCTGGGGAATTGTTGCTGCTGACTCTTATATATGATGGGcg TGCTGTGCAGAGACTTGATCTTTCCAAATCAAAAGCCTCTGTGCTTGCTTCG GACATTACTAGTGTTGGAAATTCCCTTTTCTTTTTAGGTAGCCGTTTGGGAGACAGTTTACTGGTTCAATATTCCTGTAGATCTGGACCCGCAGCATCCTTACCTGGGTTGAGAGATGAG GATGAAGATATTGAAGGTGAGAGTCATCAAGCAAAACGTCTGCGGATGTCTTCTGATGCTTTTCAAGATACAGTTGGAAACGAGGAGCTTTCATTGTTTGGTTCAGCCCCAAATAACTCCGATTCATCACAG AAATCATTTTCATTTGCAGTGAGAGATTCACTAGTTAATGTTGGTCCAGTGAAAGATTTTGCTTATGGCTTAAGGATAAATGCTGATGCAAACGCCACTGGGATTTCCAAACAGAGCAACTATGAATTG GTGTGCTGTTCTGGTCATGGGAAGAATGGTGCTTTATCTGTTCTTCGGCAGTCAATTAGACCCGAAATGATTACTGAG GTTGAACTTGGAAGCTGCAAAGGAATATGGACAGTTTATCACAAGAGCTCCCGTGGTCATAATGTTGATTCTTCTAAAATGGCTGCTGATGAGGATGAATATCATGCCTATTTGATTATAAGTTTGGAGGCTCGCACTATG GTACTTGAAACTGCGGACCTTCTCACAGAAGTCACTGAGAGTGTTGACTATTATGTTCAGGGAAGAACAATTGCTGCTGGAAATTTGTTTGGAAG ACGTCGGGTAATCCAGGTGTTTGAGCATGGTGCCCGTATACTGGATGGTTCTTTTATGAATCACGAATTAAACTTTGGAGCTTCTAATACAGAATCCAATTCTGGTTCTGAAAGTTCCACTGTGGCATCTGTTTCAATTGCCGATCCATATGTTTTACTTAGAATGACAGATGGCAGCATTCGCCTGCTTGTTGGAG ATCCTTCGACTTGCACAGTTTCTATAAGTACTCCATCTGTACTTGAAGGCTCTAAAAGGAAGGTATCGGCATGTACTTTGTACCATGATAAAGGACCAGAACCCTGGCTAAGGAAAGCTAGCACTGATGCATGGCTTTTGTCAGGAGTTGGAGAGGCTGTTGATAGTGCTGATGGTGGACCTCATGATCAGGGTGACATATACTGTGTCCTTTGCTACGAAAGTGGTGCCCTTGAGATATTTGATGTGCCTAGTTTCAATTGTGTTTTCTCTGTTGATAAATTTGCATCTGGAAGAAGCCACCTCTCTGATATGCCTATTCATGAGCTAGAGTATGAACTCAACAAAAAATCCCAGGATAATGTTTCTGCAAGGAATGAAGACATTGTGAAGACAAAGGTCGTTGAGTTAGCTATGCAAAGATGGTCTGGGCACCATACACGCCCATTTCTGTTTGCAGTTTTGGCTGATGGCACAATTCTTTGTTACCATGCTTACCTGTTTGAGGGTGTTGATGGTACCAACGCAGAGAATAGTGTTTCTTCAGAAAATCCTGCTGCGTTAAATTCCTCCAGCAGTTCTAAGCTTAGGAATCTGAGATTTCTCCGCATCCCCTTGGACACGTCTACGAGAGAGGAGACTTCAGACGGTGTTGCAGCTCAAAGAATTACCATGTTCAAGAATATTAGCGGTCACCAGGGATTTTTTCTTTCTGGCTCAAGACCAGGTTGGTGCATGTTGTTCAGAGAAAGACTTCGATTTCATTCACAG CTGTGCGATGGATCAATTGTGGCTTTTACTGTGCTTCACAATGTGAATTGCAATCACGGATTCATATATGTCACGTCACAG GGAGTTTTGAAGATTTGCCAATTACCTTCAGCACCAGTCTACGATAACTATTGGCCAGTGCAAAAG ATTCCTCTGAAGGCCACGCCTCACCAAGTTACTTACTACGCGGAGAAGAACTTGTACCCACTGATAGTATCATATCCG GTCAGCAAGCCATTGCATCAAGTGCTTTCTTCCCTAGTTGATCAAGAAGCTGGGCAGCAGATTGACAACCATAATCTGAGCTCTGATGATCTCCAACGACCATACACCGTTGAGGAATTTGAAATCCGAATTTTGGAACCAGAAAGATCGGGTGGCCCTTGGGAAACTAAAACCACTATTCCAATGCAGAGCTCAGAACATGCACTCACTGTGCGAGTTGTCACACTTCTT AATGCAAGCACAGCGGAGAATGAAACCCTTCTTGCCGTTGGAACTGCTTATGTCCAAGGGGAGGACGTTGCTGCAAGGGGCCGTGTGCTTCTTTTCTCTTTTGGAAGAAATGGCGATAATTCTCAAAGTTTG GTTACTGAAGTCTACTCAAAGGAACTAAAAGGAGTTGTATCAGCTGTAGCCTCCATTCAGGGTCATCTTCTAATATCATCTGGTCCTAAAGTCACCTTGCACAAATGGAATGGCACTGAATTAACTGGTGTTGCTTTCTTTGATCCGCCGCTCTATGTAGTCAGCATGAATGTG GTAAAGAATTTCATCCTCCTTGGTGACGTTCACAAAAGCGTATACTTTCTTAGCTGGAAAGAACAAGGGTCCCAACTTAGCTTACTAGCCAAAGATTTTGGATCCCTCGATTGTATGGCTTCAGAGTTTTTGATTGATGGAAGTACGCTAAGCCTGGCTGTCTCCGATCAGCAAAAGAATCTCCAG ATATTCTATTTCGCACCGAAGATGTCGGAGAGCTGGAAGGGTCAGAAACTTCTGTCAAGGGCGGAATTTCACGTGGGTGCGCATGTGACAAAGTTCCTGCGTCTGCAGATGGTTGAATCTCTCAGCGCGGATAAAAAAAGTCGATACGCTTCGTTATTTGGTACTCTAGACGGCAGTTTTGGTTGCATAGCTCCACTAGATGAGGTCACATTCCGTAGGTTACAGTCTCTCCAGAAAAAGCTAGTGGATGCTGTTCCTCATGTTGCCGGTCTGAACCCACGCTCTTTCCGTCAGTTCCGCTCGAGTGGTAAGGCTCGAAAACCTGGGCCTGACAGCATAATCGACTGCGAGCTACTCTGCCA TTACGAGATGCTTCCACTAGAGGAGCAGCATGCACTTGCTCAGCAGATTGGGACAACCCGAGCTCAGATTTTTGCGAATCTAGTTGAGCTCTCTGTCGGAACCAGCTTCTTGTGA